A window of Shewanella mesophila contains these coding sequences:
- a CDS encoding ATP-binding protein: MHLMSINIKTKKYLSVILLITLGLFAILRLAYWFHLENGYHDTKHQSRAQLKELVSFLSGSLSRYQSIPHVLSTNPLLANALLRQDDPDTIKPLNQYLQEIQSITESLDIYLINADGKAIAASNWHQSYSFIGQNFAFRPYFKQAIKGKLGRYFAVGTSSNKRGYYFSYPIYANSYPIEANQADAKVLGVIVVKVDVSEIEQQSTGMARASSYEFAITDPDNIIFLSSSTNWRLRSLTPITEEKNISIQESRRYANRVVSPLAIKPPYDETLNEKFQIYQISTDTAAAIDYMDSKAVMTDAGWKVHILAPMTPTYNALPPLLMLYGAIYLLFAVAFLYAVERRKNTLKLRQAHEQLEQRVKERTQALETSNKQLKETQDELIQAAKLTVIGSLSASINHEINQPLAAIRSYAQNTQTLLSRGKWDDVSSNIMTIIELTDRLAAIVSQFKSFTRKSRGNDKAISIAQCITDALTIIQPEVDKQGVELVLHNPDTKAQIWCDSIRLQQVLINLMSNAIVAMHQSSPKKLIIGVTQNERLHITIEDTGTGIEESQMKKIFDPYYTSSRQGLGLGLSISRRIVEAMQGQITVANRSEGGAIFNISLPIHASENINAKSRK, encoded by the coding sequence ATGCATTTAATGTCAATAAATATAAAAACAAAAAAATACCTTAGTGTCATATTACTCATTACCTTAGGGCTGTTTGCCATTTTACGCCTTGCTTATTGGTTTCACTTAGAAAATGGCTATCACGACACCAAGCACCAATCTCGCGCCCAGTTAAAGGAGTTGGTTAGCTTCCTTTCGGGATCTTTATCTCGTTACCAAAGTATTCCCCATGTGTTATCGACCAATCCTCTACTTGCCAACGCATTGCTCAGGCAAGATGATCCCGATACCATCAAACCACTAAACCAATATTTACAAGAGATCCAAAGTATTACCGAATCTCTTGATATCTATTTAATTAACGCCGATGGCAAAGCGATTGCGGCAAGTAATTGGCATCAAAGTTACTCTTTTATCGGACAGAATTTTGCCTTTCGACCTTACTTTAAACAGGCAATAAAGGGGAAGTTGGGCCGTTATTTTGCGGTAGGCACCAGTTCAAATAAACGCGGATACTATTTTTCATATCCCATCTATGCCAATAGCTACCCCATTGAAGCCAACCAAGCAGATGCCAAAGTACTTGGGGTCATCGTCGTCAAAGTCGATGTATCGGAAATCGAGCAGCAAAGTACCGGTATGGCGAGAGCCAGCAGTTATGAATTTGCCATTACCGATCCCGATAACATTATTTTTCTCTCGAGTAGCACCAACTGGCGATTAAGGTCACTAACACCGATAACCGAAGAGAAAAATATTAGTATTCAAGAATCCAGACGATATGCAAATCGCGTTGTCTCACCTTTAGCGATAAAACCGCCCTATGACGAAACGCTAAACGAAAAGTTCCAAATTTATCAAATCAGTACAGACACAGCAGCTGCTATCGACTACATGGACAGTAAAGCCGTAATGACTGATGCGGGATGGAAAGTACATATTTTAGCCCCCATGACTCCTACCTATAATGCATTGCCACCGCTGCTAATGCTTTATGGCGCCATCTATTTACTATTTGCCGTTGCCTTCCTCTATGCCGTTGAGCGACGCAAAAACACCTTAAAACTACGTCAAGCTCATGAGCAGTTGGAACAACGAGTAAAAGAACGCACTCAAGCACTTGAAACCAGTAATAAACAACTAAAAGAAACTCAAGATGAACTGATCCAAGCGGCGAAACTCACCGTCATAGGTAGCTTGTCAGCCAGTATTAATCATGAAATAAATCAGCCGCTGGCGGCTATTCGCAGTTATGCACAAAATACCCAAACCTTGCTTTCTCGCGGCAAATGGGATGATGTATCAAGTAATATCATGACCATCATAGAGTTAACCGATCGACTTGCGGCTATCGTGTCACAATTTAAAAGTTTCACCCGTAAAAGTCGTGGCAATGATAAAGCGATCAGTATTGCACAATGCATTACCGATGCACTCACTATCATCCAGCCCGAGGTCGATAAACAAGGTGTTGAGCTTGTACTGCATAATCCTGACACTAAGGCACAAATATGGTGTGACTCCATTCGCCTTCAGCAAGTACTCATTAACTTGATGAGCAATGCGATCGTGGCGATGCATCAAAGTTCACCTAAAAAGCTGATTATTGGCGTGACGCAAAATGAACGCCTTCACATTACGATTGAAGATACGGGAACTGGGATCGAAGAGAGTCAGATGAAGAAGATTTTCGACCCCTATTATACCAGTTCACGACAAGGGCTTGGCCTAGGATTATCGATATCAAGACGGATCGTCGAGGCGATGCAGGGGCAAATCACCGTCGCAAATCGGTCAGAAGGTGGTGCCATTTTTAATATCTCCTTACCCATTCATGCATCGGAAAACATTAATGCTAAATCTAGAAAATAA
- a CDS encoding sigma-54-dependent transcriptional regulator, producing the protein MLNLENNHYDIIIVDDEPLIGSALVQLFELESYCAMSITDPRLLTNALPENWPGIIISDVNMPNIDGLKLMRILQSQDKDIPVILLTGHGDIAMAVQAVKQGAYDFIEKPFNNEHMLDIAKRALEKRSLTLENRSLKRELESQSTPGPRILGHSAGIKQMRHIIHQVIDMPADVLIEGETGTGKELVARYLHDHSPRSEANFVAINCGAIPETIIESELFGAESGAFTGADKTRIGKFEYANGGTLFLDEIESTPMSLQVKLLRVLEDRKVERLGSNKSIELDIRIIAATKVDLKSLCDTGEFRQDLLYRLNLVTVPIPALRERREDIGLLFLHFARVASARYHKALIPLSTEHTAQLVSHDWPGNVRELRNLAERYVLLGADAAFATSMGQNNQLNTNMSLQQRVEFFERLLIEEALSVNKGSIKLTMEQLELPRKTLYDKMQKFGLNRKTFIQ; encoded by the coding sequence ATGCTAAATCTAGAAAATAACCACTACGATATCATTATTGTCGATGATGAACCTTTGATTGGCTCGGCACTGGTGCAACTATTTGAGCTAGAATCGTATTGTGCGATGTCAATCACAGACCCCAGATTGTTAACCAATGCTCTGCCAGAAAACTGGCCTGGGATCATAATATCCGATGTTAACATGCCCAATATTGACGGCTTAAAGTTAATGCGAATCCTACAATCTCAAGACAAAGATATCCCCGTCATATTACTAACAGGTCATGGTGATATAGCCATGGCAGTTCAAGCCGTTAAGCAAGGCGCCTATGACTTTATTGAAAAGCCATTTAATAACGAACATATGCTCGATATTGCTAAACGCGCGTTGGAAAAACGTAGTCTCACTTTAGAAAATCGTAGCCTTAAACGGGAACTTGAATCACAAAGTACCCCGGGGCCTCGCATATTAGGTCACAGTGCAGGCATAAAGCAGATGCGCCACATCATACATCAAGTGATCGATATGCCAGCGGATGTATTAATTGAAGGCGAAACCGGTACAGGAAAAGAACTCGTGGCTCGCTACCTTCACGACCACAGCCCTCGAAGTGAAGCCAATTTTGTGGCCATTAACTGCGGTGCTATCCCTGAGACCATTATCGAAAGCGAACTTTTTGGCGCAGAATCGGGGGCGTTTACCGGTGCAGACAAGACCCGCATCGGTAAATTTGAATATGCGAATGGCGGCACACTTTTTCTCGATGAAATTGAGAGCACCCCCATGTCGCTCCAGGTTAAGTTACTGCGCGTGTTAGAAGACAGAAAAGTGGAGCGTTTAGGCTCCAATAAGAGTATTGAACTCGATATTCGCATTATTGCCGCCACTAAGGTCGACCTAAAATCATTATGTGATACCGGTGAATTCCGCCAAGATCTACTCTATCGCCTAAATCTGGTGACCGTGCCTATTCCTGCCCTACGCGAGCGACGTGAAGATATTGGCCTGTTGTTTTTGCATTTCGCTCGTGTGGCTTCAGCCCGTTATCATAAGGCGTTGATCCCATTAAGTACGGAGCATACAGCTCAGCTTGTGTCCCATGATTGGCCTGGTAACGTTAGAGAGTTAAGAAACCTAGCCGAGCGCTATGTTCTGCTTGGCGCCGATGCCGCTTTTGCCACATCTATGGGTCAAAACAACCAACTTAATACCAATATGTCACTGCAACAACGAGTGGAGTTTTTTGAACGCTTACTCATAGAAGAAGCGCTAAGCGTAAATAAAGGCAGTATCAAGCTCACCATGGAACAACTCGAACTGCCCAGAAAGACCTTATATGACAAGATGCAGAAGTTTGGCCTAAACCGAAAAACCTTTATCCAATAA
- a CDS encoding MFS transporter, protein MSDQQLQTRLIWGLSLASIVVYINLYLVQGMLPLIASSFDVLPAHATLLLSVTSFSMAFSLLFYATLSDKIGRRNPLLWSLALLVVVDLLLIFVNDFSTLIAVRLFQGALLASVPAIAMAYFKDMLDQSVLLKAGAIYIGANSLGGIAGRLLGGLMTQYLDWQQSMLLLCGLTAILVLVAVRLLPNRDRVRAERGEIALRLERHDLKGFWLHLSDKTMIKLYLLGALAFMVMVNQFSYIQLHLMQAPFNWGRFQVTLIFLCYLSGTYASFRSAKWVNRVGRQPLFVISSLMMCIGSLVTLFDTSATIIGGFLLSSFGFFTFHSVCNAWVAQRAQQHRAKATALYLCSYYLGAAVGGPYLLPFWQQWGWNGVVLGSLLALSGVVVLVGLMARAKRRMPDSAMDLIK, encoded by the coding sequence ATGAGTGACCAGCAATTACAGACGCGTTTGATATGGGGGCTTTCCTTGGCTTCCATCGTTGTTTATATCAATCTCTATTTAGTTCAGGGGATGCTGCCTCTTATTGCTTCAAGCTTTGATGTGCTCCCTGCCCATGCGACTTTACTTCTGTCGGTGACCAGTTTTTCGATGGCATTTTCATTGCTCTTCTATGCCACATTATCTGACAAGATTGGCCGTAGAAACCCCTTGCTGTGGAGCCTTGCGCTCTTAGTCGTCGTTGATCTTCTGCTCATTTTTGTTAATGATTTCAGCACGCTTATTGCGGTTCGATTGTTTCAAGGGGCATTACTCGCCTCGGTTCCTGCTATCGCGATGGCGTATTTTAAGGATATGCTGGATCAGTCTGTATTGCTTAAGGCTGGAGCCATCTATATTGGCGCCAATAGTTTAGGGGGGATTGCAGGGCGATTGTTAGGTGGATTAATGACTCAGTATCTTGACTGGCAACAATCTATGTTACTGCTGTGCGGCCTTACAGCCATTCTGGTGCTGGTTGCCGTTCGGTTACTGCCGAATCGCGATAGAGTCCGAGCTGAGCGAGGAGAGATCGCCCTGCGTCTTGAACGTCATGATCTGAAAGGGTTCTGGTTACACCTGAGTGATAAGACCATGATTAAGCTCTATCTGCTTGGTGCCTTGGCATTTATGGTGATGGTCAATCAGTTCAGTTATATTCAGCTTCACCTTATGCAAGCGCCTTTTAACTGGGGGCGTTTTCAAGTGACCTTGATTTTTCTCTGTTACTTAAGTGGCACCTATGCGTCTTTTCGTTCGGCTAAGTGGGTCAATAGAGTCGGACGTCAGCCACTATTTGTGATCTCTAGTTTGATGATGTGTATCGGCAGCCTAGTCACCTTGTTTGATACGAGTGCCACCATCATCGGAGGATTTCTTTTATCAAGTTTCGGCTTCTTTACCTTCCATAGTGTTTGTAACGCTTGGGTTGCCCAGCGTGCACAGCAGCATAGAGCCAAAGCTACGGCCTTATATCTATGCAGTTACTATCTTGGTGCTGCCGTTGGTGGTCCCTACTTGTTACCCTTTTGGCAGCAATGGGGCTGGAACGGCGTTGTACTGGGCAGCTTATTAGCGCTGTCGGGCGTAGTTGTGCTGGTGGGATTAATGGCACGCGCTAAACGACGCATGCCAGATTCCGCCATGGATCTTATAAAATAA
- a CDS encoding LysR family transcriptional regulator encodes MDIKQLKHFDALATKGSFTLAAKQLNIAQPALSQSIKRLETDLGVTLINRNRHYRGQDGSRLTLTAEGDALHQHATLIIKQVKQAEAHIKSMANLTKGEVRIAVPGMLGSYYLPSRLMAFRHHYPDLKLSLFEGGTRDSLRMLQNEEVDIAIITSQDLQANFDSHLLLREQMVVAVGEDHPLAEQANVTLTQFFEHELVMFKTGYFHREWMLSQAKTLGLEVNIAFETNLINLIKQVVSQGYAITSVLEMVIEQRDSILALPFSPAVYLDLHIAWNKERPVGLADRAFVDFLMANR; translated from the coding sequence ATGGATATAAAGCAGCTCAAACATTTCGATGCCTTAGCCACTAAAGGCAGCTTTACCCTAGCAGCCAAGCAGCTCAACATAGCACAACCCGCATTAAGCCAGAGCATTAAGCGTTTAGAAACTGACTTAGGGGTAACTCTAATCAACCGCAACCGGCATTACCGAGGTCAAGATGGCAGTCGTTTAACCCTCACTGCCGAAGGCGATGCCCTGCATCAACACGCAACCCTTATCATCAAGCAGGTCAAACAAGCCGAAGCCCATATAAAATCTATGGCCAACTTAACTAAGGGGGAAGTACGTATCGCAGTGCCCGGCATGCTCGGATCCTACTATCTGCCATCCCGGCTTATGGCTTTTCGTCACCATTATCCCGACTTAAAGTTATCATTATTTGAAGGGGGGACTCGCGATAGTCTACGCATGTTGCAAAACGAAGAGGTTGATATTGCGATTATTACCAGCCAAGACTTACAAGCAAACTTTGACAGCCATCTGTTACTTCGCGAGCAGATGGTGGTGGCAGTGGGTGAAGATCATCCACTTGCCGAGCAGGCAAACGTGACCCTGACACAGTTTTTTGAACATGAACTGGTGATGTTCAAGACTGGTTACTTTCATCGAGAATGGATGTTATCCCAAGCAAAAACCTTAGGGCTCGAGGTGAACATTGCATTTGAAACCAATTTAATTAACTTAATTAAACAAGTTGTTTCTCAAGGATATGCGATAACTAGCGTACTCGAAATGGTGATTGAACAGCGCGATAGCATATTGGCACTGCCCTTCTCGCCTGCGGTATATTTGGATCTGCATATCGCTTGGAATAAGGAACGCCCCGTCGGCCTAGCTGACAGGGCGTTTGTCGACTTTCTGATGGCCAACCGCTAA
- the maiA gene encoding maleylacetoacetate isomerase, whose translation MKLLGYWRSSAAYRVRIALNLKGLDAELQSVHLVKDGGEQHTAQYASLNPQELVPTLVEGDDEFVLSQSLAIIEYLDEVYPQHQMLPTTPKERALVRAMALSVACEIHPLNNLRVLQYLSGPLGLDETAKTEWYQHWIEQGFTALEKQLAKYSGTYCFGDNVTLADLCLIPQIYNANRFNVDLSSYPNIIRVGENCNRLEAFIKAAPEQQADAS comes from the coding sequence ATGAAGTTATTGGGTTATTGGCGTTCAAGCGCCGCATATCGTGTTCGTATCGCCCTTAATTTGAAAGGCCTGGACGCCGAGTTGCAGTCGGTACATTTAGTTAAAGATGGCGGTGAGCAGCATACTGCTCAATATGCTTCGCTGAATCCACAAGAGCTGGTGCCGACCTTGGTTGAAGGGGACGATGAATTCGTGTTGTCGCAATCTTTAGCGATTATCGAATATTTAGACGAGGTATACCCTCAGCATCAAATGTTACCGACGACACCAAAAGAGCGTGCATTGGTGCGAGCGATGGCATTATCGGTTGCTTGCGAGATTCACCCATTAAATAATCTAAGAGTACTGCAATATCTTAGTGGGCCTTTAGGGTTAGATGAAACGGCCAAAACCGAGTGGTATCAGCATTGGATCGAGCAAGGATTTACCGCATTAGAAAAGCAACTCGCAAAATATTCTGGCACTTATTGTTTTGGCGATAATGTGACGTTAGCCGATCTGTGTTTAATCCCACAAATTTATAACGCTAATCGTTTTAATGTCGACCTGTCGTCATATCCCAATATTATACGTGTTGGTGAGAACTGTAATCGACTCGAAGCCTTCATCAAAGCGGCACCCGAACAGCAAGCAGATGCAAGTTAA
- a CDS encoding fumarylacetoacetate hydrolase family protein, with the protein MKLASYNNGRRDGQLMLVSKDLTKAVAIPAIANTMQQLIDAWDLLQPQLQELYEALNAGQLDNCVDFDEAKCLSPLPRAYQWADGSAYVNHVELVRKARGAEMPETFWTDPLVYQGGSDSFIAPKADIELASEAWGIDFESEVAVITDDVPMGIDTASAAKHIKLLMLVNDVSLRNLIPGELAKGFGFFQAKPSSSFSPVAVTPDELGDKWQDSKVHLPLITHLNGELFGRPNCGVDMTFNFSQLISHFAMTRPLGAGAIVGSGTISNYDRSAGSSCLAETRMLETIADGKPSTEFMHFGDRVRIEMLDENEQSIFGSIDQQVVEYKA; encoded by the coding sequence ATGAAGTTAGCAAGTTATAACAATGGCCGTCGCGATGGTCAGCTAATGCTTGTGAGTAAAGATTTGACCAAGGCGGTTGCGATACCTGCAATTGCAAATACTATGCAACAACTTATTGATGCATGGGACCTGCTCCAACCACAACTGCAAGAGCTTTATGAAGCATTAAATGCAGGTCAACTCGATAACTGTGTCGATTTTGATGAAGCTAAGTGCTTATCGCCATTGCCACGTGCTTATCAGTGGGCCGATGGCAGTGCTTATGTTAATCACGTCGAGTTAGTGCGTAAGGCTCGCGGCGCCGAAATGCCAGAGACCTTCTGGACCGATCCTTTGGTTTATCAAGGTGGCTCTGACAGTTTTATTGCCCCTAAAGCCGATATCGAACTTGCTAGTGAAGCATGGGGGATCGATTTTGAGTCAGAAGTGGCGGTTATTACCGATGACGTGCCAATGGGGATTGATACGGCATCGGCCGCTAAGCATATTAAACTGTTGATGCTAGTCAATGATGTGTCGCTGAGAAACCTGATCCCAGGGGAATTGGCAAAAGGCTTTGGCTTTTTCCAGGCTAAGCCATCAAGCAGCTTTTCTCCAGTGGCGGTGACGCCCGATGAGTTAGGTGATAAGTGGCAAGATTCAAAGGTGCATCTGCCTCTGATCACCCATCTAAATGGCGAGCTATTTGGTCGTCCTAATTGTGGCGTCGATATGACGTTTAACTTTAGCCAGTTGATCTCGCATTTTGCAATGACTCGTCCTCTTGGCGCAGGAGCTATTGTTGGCTCTGGTACTATCTCTAATTACGATCGTAGTGCAGGTTCAAGCTGTTTAGCCGAAACCCGTATGTTAGAGACCATTGCCGATGGCAAGCCTTCGACAGAGTTTATGCATTTTGGTGATCGTGTGCGCATCGAAATGCTTGATGAGAATGAACAATCAATTTTTGGTTCAATCGATCAGCAGGTTGTTGAATATAAAGCATAA
- the tyrR gene encoding transcriptional regulator TyrR, with protein sequence MRLEVSCIDRVGLAKDILVILEGYGINLLAIDASNQGFLYLQFAEVNFDVLSELLPLIRKVEGVNDVRTVSFMPSEQEHYALKTLLKTLPDSVFSIDVKGRIRIINESAIMTLGMGEHEVLDEPLNHWVQGFNFSRWLSESLVLAQATRVSIGQSEYLAEMLPIYLPDENDKSILAGAVVSLKSPARVGKQFNALQNQTTGFESVLAVSDKMKEVLVQARRMAQLDAPLLITGETGTGKELMARACHDASMRREHPFIAINCAAMPDSAAEEELFGYVSGGEVVKRGFFEEAKGGTVFLDEIAEMSKAAQVKLLRLLQDGTFRRVGGDVEVRSDIRIICSTQKNLAELCQTGEFREDLYYRIHVLSFHMPSLRDRKVDVIPLTEMFLEHYSQQLSIPIRRISAPCREHLLGYAWPGNVRQLKNAIFRAVSMWDGSAELTVEQLKLPSYAEGFGYFDHQFEGSLDQAMKQFEASLLRRLYPAYPSTRQLAKKLGVSHTAIANKLREYKISKQKGM encoded by the coding sequence ATGCGCTTAGAAGTAAGTTGCATCGACCGTGTGGGTCTAGCAAAAGATATTCTGGTGATCCTCGAAGGTTACGGTATTAACCTACTCGCCATCGATGCCAGTAATCAAGGGTTTCTCTATTTACAATTTGCTGAGGTGAACTTTGATGTCCTCAGTGAGTTATTGCCACTCATCCGAAAAGTTGAGGGGGTCAATGATGTCAGGACGGTGTCATTTATGCCGTCTGAACAAGAACACTACGCACTTAAGACGCTGCTTAAAACACTGCCTGACTCGGTATTCTCTATCGACGTTAAGGGACGTATTCGTATTATCAACGAATCGGCCATTATGACCTTAGGTATGGGCGAGCATGAGGTCTTAGATGAACCACTTAACCATTGGGTACAAGGATTTAACTTCTCTCGTTGGTTAAGCGAGTCGTTGGTGCTTGCTCAAGCAACACGAGTCAGTATTGGTCAAAGTGAGTATCTGGCCGAGATGCTGCCAATTTATTTACCCGATGAGAATGACAAGAGTATTTTAGCGGGTGCGGTGGTATCCCTTAAATCTCCCGCCAGAGTCGGCAAGCAGTTTAACGCGCTGCAGAATCAGACAACCGGCTTTGAGAGTGTGCTTGCCGTTAGCGATAAGATGAAAGAGGTATTGGTTCAGGCTAGACGCATGGCGCAGCTTGACGCGCCGTTATTGATAACTGGTGAAACGGGGACAGGTAAAGAGCTGATGGCGCGAGCATGTCATGATGCCAGCATGCGCCGAGAACATCCTTTTATCGCGATTAACTGTGCAGCTATGCCCGACAGTGCTGCCGAAGAGGAGCTGTTCGGTTATGTCAGCGGCGGCGAAGTGGTTAAGCGTGGTTTCTTTGAAGAGGCCAAGGGCGGGACCGTCTTTTTAGATGAAATTGCCGAAATGTCGAAAGCTGCCCAAGTCAAATTATTGCGCTTATTGCAAGATGGTACCTTCAGGCGTGTCGGCGGCGATGTCGAAGTGCGCTCGGATATCCGTATTATTTGCTCGACGCAAAAGAACCTTGCTGAACTGTGCCAAACGGGCGAGTTTCGCGAAGATCTCTATTATCGTATTCATGTGCTCAGTTTCCATATGCCGAGCTTGCGAGATCGCAAAGTCGATGTGATCCCCTTAACCGAGATGTTTTTAGAACACTACAGCCAGCAGCTTTCTATCCCGATCCGGCGGATCTCTGCGCCTTGTCGTGAACATCTGCTTGGTTACGCGTGGCCTGGAAACGTTCGTCAGTTGAAGAATGCGATTTTTAGAGCGGTCTCTATGTGGGATGGCTCGGCTGAGTTAACCGTAGAACAGCTAAAATTACCCTCTTATGCGGAAGGATTTGGTTACTTTGATCATCAGTTTGAGGGCAGCTTAGATCAAGCGATGAAACAGTTCGAGGCCAGTTTATTACGCCGTTTGTATCCCGCGTACCCAAGTACTCGTCAGTTAGCGAAAAAGTTGGGGGTTTCCCATACGGCGATCGCCAATAAGCTCAGAGAGTACAAGATCAGTAAACAAAAAGGGATGTAA
- a CDS encoding 4a-hydroxytetrahydrobiopterin dehydratase — protein sequence MTQLAEMKCEACQADAPKVTDTELAELIRMIPDWGVEVRDGIMQLERVYKFKNFKLAMVFTNKLAELAEEEFHHPGILTEWGKVTVTWWSHSIKGLHRNDFIMAAKTDQLLD from the coding sequence ATGACTCAACTAGCTGAAATGAAATGTGAAGCCTGCCAGGCTGATGCCCCTAAAGTGACAGATACCGAATTGGCTGAACTGATACGCATGATCCCGGATTGGGGCGTTGAAGTGCGTGATGGAATTATGCAATTAGAGCGCGTTTATAAGTTTAAAAACTTCAAGTTAGCGATGGTGTTTACCAATAAGTTAGCCGAGCTTGCTGAGGAAGAGTTTCATCATCCAGGCATTTTAACCGAATGGGGTAAAGTGACTGTGACTTGGTGGTCGCACTCAATCAAGGGACTTCATCGTAACGACTTCATTATGGCTGCCAAGACTGACCAGTTACTCGATTAG
- the phhA gene encoding phenylalanine 4-monooxygenase has translation MSKQTRYEARMPDSNGYIAYPDNEHEIWQALYNRQEGNLPRYACEAYLQGLDHLAMPKERIPQLSEIDKVLRDSTGWKTAAVPALISFEKFFQLLANQEFPVATFIRSKEEFDYLQEPDIFHEIFGHCPLLTNESFARFSHQYGKLGLAASKEERVFLARLYWFTVEFGLIRSSNNQLKIYGGGILSSPGETLYAMSDKPLVKPFDLVDILRTPYRIDIMQPVYYTIDSIDYLDEVVKMDIMAAVNKARQLGLYPPMFEPKSKAS, from the coding sequence ATGAGTAAACAAACTAGGTACGAGGCGAGAATGCCAGATAGTAATGGCTATATCGCTTATCCAGATAATGAGCATGAAATTTGGCAAGCTCTTTATAACAGACAGGAAGGTAATCTCCCTCGATATGCCTGTGAAGCGTATTTGCAAGGGTTAGATCATTTGGCTATGCCAAAGGAACGCATTCCCCAGCTAAGCGAGATCGACAAGGTTTTGCGTGACTCGACGGGTTGGAAAACTGCTGCTGTGCCAGCGTTAATCTCGTTTGAGAAGTTTTTCCAATTGCTTGCTAATCAAGAGTTCCCCGTAGCGACTTTTATTCGCAGCAAGGAGGAGTTTGATTATCTGCAAGAGCCTGATATTTTTCACGAGATTTTTGGGCATTGTCCATTGTTGACCAATGAATCCTTTGCCCGATTTTCTCATCAATATGGCAAACTAGGGCTAGCAGCCTCAAAAGAGGAGCGAGTATTTCTGGCGAGACTCTACTGGTTTACTGTCGAGTTTGGCCTTATTCGTTCGAGTAACAACCAACTTAAAATTTATGGCGGTGGGATCTTAAGCTCTCCAGGGGAAACCCTCTATGCCATGAGTGATAAGCCTTTGGTTAAACCGTTTGACTTGGTTGATATACTACGCACACCATATCGAATAGATATTATGCAGCCAGTGTATTACACAATAGATTCAATTGATTACCTAGATGAGGTGGTTAAGATGGATATAATGGCTGCGGTAAACAAAGCACGCCAACTTGGTTTGTACCCGCCTATGTTCGAGCCAAAATCCAAGGCTAGCTAA
- the galU gene encoding UTP--glucose-1-phosphate uridylyltransferase GalU, translating into MKQHKVRKAVIPVAGLGTRMLPATKAIPKEMLPVVDKPLIQYVVNEAIAAGIKEIVLVTHASKNSIENHFDSSFELEAQLERRVKRQLLDEVQAICPADVTVISVRQSQAKGLGHAILCAQKVVGDEPFAVLLPDVIVDEASCNLQSDNLADMVKLFDDTEIGQIMVEGVPHHSVNQYGIADVNGHKLKPGQSEAICALVEKPAIDEAPSNLAVVGRYILPREIWALLSKTPAGAGDEIQLTDAIAMLMDKLPVNAYYMKGKSHDCGNKQGYMQASVEHALRHPEVGAEFKQYLIELIKDLQQENS; encoded by the coding sequence ATGAAACAGCATAAAGTGCGTAAAGCCGTGATCCCTGTTGCGGGTCTCGGTACCCGAATGCTTCCCGCGACAAAAGCGATCCCGAAAGAGATGTTACCCGTGGTCGATAAGCCTCTTATCCAATATGTGGTCAACGAGGCGATAGCGGCGGGTATTAAAGAGATAGTGCTCGTCACTCACGCCAGTAAAAACTCCATCGAAAACCATTTCGACTCCAGCTTCGAGCTCGAGGCACAACTAGAACGCCGGGTTAAGAGGCAGCTTTTAGATGAAGTGCAAGCCATCTGCCCTGCCGACGTGACAGTCATAAGTGTGCGTCAGTCCCAGGCTAAAGGCCTTGGTCATGCGATTTTATGTGCCCAAAAAGTCGTTGGAGATGAACCTTTTGCAGTACTGCTTCCCGATGTTATCGTCGACGAAGCGAGCTGCAATTTGCAAAGTGATAATCTTGCTGACATGGTTAAGTTATTCGATGATACCGAAATCGGCCAGATAATGGTCGAAGGCGTGCCTCATCACAGCGTCAACCAATATGGTATTGCCGATGTTAACGGCCACAAACTCAAACCGGGTCAATCTGAAGCGATCTGTGCATTAGTCGAAAAACCCGCCATCGATGAAGCGCCCTCAAACCTTGCAGTCGTTGGTCGCTATATTCTTCCCCGCGAGATTTGGGCATTACTATCCAAAACCCCAGCTGGCGCTGGTGACGAGATCCAATTAACCGATGCGATTGCAATGCTTATGGACAAATTACCCGTCAATGCTTACTACATGAAGGGGAAAAGCCATGATTGCGGCAATAAACAAGGCTACATGCAGGCCAGCGTCGAGCACGCCCTACGTCATCCAGAAGTGGGAGCTGAATTTAAGCAATACCTAATAGAACTAATCAAAGATTTACAACAGGAAAACAGTTAA